In Mycolicibacterium mucogenicum DSM 44124, the following are encoded in one genomic region:
- a CDS encoding MerR family transcriptional regulator — MRIGEVAAATGSSVRSLRYYEAQGLIAPQRRSNGYRDYHADTVEDVRRIRMLIDTGFGVRTIRQLLPCIDGSAVDMCPAIAAAIRQTLAEMDTRIGDLNLRRARIVQLLDGQ; from the coding sequence GTGCGGATCGGTGAAGTAGCGGCGGCAACCGGCAGTTCGGTCAGGTCGCTGCGCTACTACGAGGCTCAGGGTCTGATCGCACCGCAGCGCCGGTCCAACGGCTACCGCGACTACCACGCCGACACCGTGGAAGATGTGCGCCGGATCCGGATGTTGATCGACACCGGTTTCGGCGTACGCACCATTCGCCAATTGCTGCCCTGCATCGACGGCAGCGCGGTCGACATGTGCCCGGCCATCGCCGCCGCCATCAGACAGACACTGGCCGAGATGGACACCCGCATCGGCGACCTGAACCTCCGCCGCGCACGCATCGTCCAACTGCTGGACGGCCAGTAA
- the pip gene encoding prolyl aminopeptidase, with the protein MADAPSKPDDCGLLDVGDGNRMYWETRGNPVGEPVLIVHGGPGAGRSRNAHKQFNPERFRIVAFDQRGCGDSVPSAADPSTDMSCNKTEHLLADMEALRHHLGIDRWLLYGGSWASTLILAYAQRHPDRVLGIVLIGVTMTRPQEVDWLYHGLRLVRPAEWQRFRDGVPEEDRDGNLVEAYRRLMEHPDAAVREQAARGWCAWEDAAIAHEALGKPGQYSAKIDAGRLAFVRICTHYFAHAAWLEDGQLLRDAHRLDGIPGVLIHGRLDLSAPVRTAWELAQAWPDAELWIIEDSGHTGSPAMAAAIADAVERFTPPRS; encoded by the coding sequence GTGGCTGACGCTCCGTCGAAGCCCGACGACTGCGGACTGCTCGATGTCGGCGACGGCAACCGGATGTACTGGGAGACCCGCGGCAATCCCGTCGGCGAGCCGGTTCTGATCGTCCACGGCGGCCCGGGCGCCGGCAGGTCCCGCAACGCCCACAAGCAGTTCAACCCGGAGCGCTTCCGCATCGTGGCGTTCGATCAACGTGGATGCGGTGACAGTGTGCCGAGCGCCGCGGACCCGTCGACCGACATGTCGTGCAATAAGACTGAGCATCTGCTCGCCGATATGGAGGCGCTGCGCCATCATCTCGGGATCGATCGCTGGCTGCTGTACGGCGGCTCCTGGGCGTCCACGTTGATCCTCGCGTACGCCCAACGGCATCCGGATCGGGTGCTCGGCATCGTGCTGATCGGCGTGACGATGACGCGGCCGCAGGAGGTCGACTGGCTGTACCACGGGCTGCGGCTCGTCCGCCCCGCGGAGTGGCAGCGCTTCCGCGACGGCGTACCGGAGGAGGACCGGGACGGGAATCTCGTCGAGGCCTACCGCCGGCTGATGGAGCACCCGGACGCCGCCGTGCGAGAGCAGGCGGCGCGGGGCTGGTGTGCGTGGGAAGACGCCGCGATCGCCCACGAGGCATTGGGGAAGCCGGGGCAGTACTCGGCGAAGATCGACGCCGGCCGGCTGGCCTTCGTTCGGATCTGCACGCACTACTTCGCGCACGCGGCGTGGCTGGAGGACGGCCAACTGCTGCGGGATGCGCATCGATTGGACGGCATTCCCGGCGTGCTGATCCACGGCCGGCTCGACCTCTCCGCGCCCGTCCGGACGGCTTGGGAACTCGCTCAGGCATGGCCGGACGCCGAGCTCTGGATCATCGAGGACTCCGGCCACACGGGCAGCCCGGCGATGGCGGCGGCGATCGCAGACGCCGTCGAACGGTTCACTCCGCCGCGGAGCTGA